In Sardina pilchardus chromosome 8, fSarPil1.1, whole genome shotgun sequence, a genomic segment contains:
- the LOC134088770 gene encoding myogenesis-regulating glycosidase-like → MYQIVQGTVGDLYPGPFTKPPKQKKCSPMPFAIIVGVVLVMSAIVARSYSASLCRVEILKAELLDLKKDGFIIHNQEGDIIFRMFFRSGSLDLNSCTTEGGIIHCDQSDTGKLNFFVQTVRPTDTVMCYGVRWEELEEGRSVEHAMSFNGSHWYGGAERAVQHWPVSVEGLEAPKPFVTGDAYSNRQDFGSILERYWLSANGTAIKINDSVPFHLGWDDEEKVLRFQARYNDSPYKPLPGEAEHAELSYRVCVGHDVTSIHKYMVQQYFNKPNKVPSEAVFRQPIWSTWALYKSAVDQEKVLQFASDIKKRGFNCSHLEIDDRYTISYGEFEFDPVKFPNVSTMFQNLKDDGFHVTLWIHPFINYESANFDVAVKRFLLVREPSGQLPALVRWWNGIGGILDFTNPEAREWFASHLLALKTKYGVASFKFDAGETNYLPKQYSTYAPLYDPSTFTRRYTEMAIPYNDHAELRSGYQSQNISCFFRIIDRDSVWGYDLGLKSIIPTVLTISILGYPFILPDMIGGNAYQNGSLGSMVLPDRELYIRWLELSAFLPSMQFSIPPWAYDEEVVEIAQKFTALHESLVASRVLELAGKVLHTGDPIIRPLWWIASEDEAAYKIDSQFLIGDDLMVAPVLEPGKQERDIYLPAGRWRSYKGEHFDNFKGPIYLTDYPVDLDETAYFLRE, encoded by the exons ATGTATCAAATAGTACAGGGAACTGTAGGGGATCTGTACCCTGGTCCCTTCACGAAGCCCCCTAAGCAGAAGAAATGCAGTCCAATGCCATTCGCAATTATCGTGGGAGTGGTATTAGTAATGTCAGCCATAGTAGCAAGGTCCTACAGTGCTTCTCTGTGCAGAGTGGAGATCCTCAAAGCTGAATTACTGGACCTGAAGAAGGATGGGTTCATTATCCACAATCAAGAGGGTGACATCATCTTCAGAATGTTTTTCAG GTCAGGATCTCTTGATCTGAACTCATGCACTACGGAGGGTGGAATAATTCACTGCGACCAGTCGGACACAGGGAAACTGAACTTCTTCGTCCAGACTGTCAGACCGACGGACACGGTGATGTGCTACGGGGTGCGCTGGGAGGAGCTGGAAGAAGGCCGCTCTGTAGAGCACGCCATGTCCTTCAACGGCTCCCACTGGTATGGAGGTGCGGAGCGAGCTGTCCAACACTGGCCCGTGTCTGTGGAAGGTCTGGAAGCCCCGAAGCCTTTTGTCACTGGAGATGCGTACTCCAACCGCCAGGACTTCGGTAGCATTCTGGAGCGCTACTGGCTCTCGGCCAACGGCACAGCCATAAAGATTAACGACTCTGTGCCTTTTCACCTTGGCTGGGATGATGAAGAGAAGGTCCTTCGCTTCCAGGCGCGGTATAATGACAGCCCTTACAAACCACTGCCTGGAGAGGCAGAGCACGCCGAGCTgagctatcgtgtgtgtgtcggccatGATGTCACCTCCATACACAAGTACATGGTCCAACAGTACTTCAACAAGCCCAACAAGGTTCCATCCGAGGCAGTGTTCCGTCAGCCAATTTGGTCCACGTGGGCCTTGTACAAGAGCGCGGTGGACCAGGAGAAAGTCCTGCAGTTCGCATCAGACATCAAGAAGCGCGGCTTCAACTGTAGCCACCTGGAAATCGATGACCGCTACACCATCAGTTATGGCGAGTTTGAGTTTGACCCGGTGAAGTTTCCCAACGTCTCGACCATGTTTCAGAATCTCAAGGATGATGGTTTCCACGTCACTCTGTGGATCCATCCCTTCATTAACTACGAATCAGCCAACTTTGACGTCGCTGTGAAGAGGTTTCTACTTGTCCGAGAGCCCAGTGGACAGCTCCCTGCTTTAGTCCGCTGGTGGAACGGTATTGGCGGCATCCTGGACTTCACCAACCCTGAGGCCCGTGAATGGTTTGCTTCCCATCTCTTAGCCCTTAAAACCAAGTATGGGGTTGCCTCATTTAAATTTGATGCAGGAGAAACCAACTACCTACCAAAGCAGTATAGCACGTATGCACCCTTGTATGACCCCAGCACCTTTACACGCCGCTACACAGAAATGGCCATTCCGTACAACGACCATGCCGAACTTCGGTCTGGCTACCAGTCCCAGAACATCTCCTGCTTCTTCAGGATTATAGATCGGGACTCTGTGTGGGGTTACGACCTTGGTCTCAAATCCATCATTCCTACCGTCTTGACCATTAGTATCCTGGGCTATCCGTTCATTTTGCCAGACATGATTGGTGGTAATGCCTATCAGAACGGTAGTCTGGGGTCCATGGTTCTGCCTGACCGTGAGCTCTACATCCGCTGGTTGGAGCTGTCTGCCTTTTTGCCGTCCATGCAGTTCTCCATCCCGCCCTGGGCTTACGATGAAGAGGTGGTGGAGATTGCACAGAAGTTCACCGCACTCCACGAGAGCCTGGTGGCTTCACGAGTGCTGGAGCTGGCCGGGAAGGTGCTGCACACTGGAGACCCCATCATCCGCCCTCTCTGGTGGATCGCCTCAGAGGACGAGGCGGCGTACAAGATAGACTCTCAGTTCCTCATTGGGGACGACTTAATGGTGGCTCCTGTGCTGGAGCCAGGTAAGCAGGAGAGGGATATCTACCTTCCTGCTGGCAGATGGAGAAGCTACAAGGGGGAGCATTTTGACAACTTCAAGGGTCCCATCTATCTTACTGACTACCCTGTAGATTTAGATGAAACAGCATATTTTTTGCGGGAATGA
- the LOC134088767 gene encoding myogenesis-regulating glycosidase-like, giving the protein MYQIVQGTVGDLYPGPFTKPPKQKKWGRQGRPMIFAIVLGVVLVMAAIVAWCYYSASLRRAEILKAELLDLKKDGFIIHNQEGDVIFRMLFRSGSLDLDSCSKEDGILRCDQSDTGKLNFFVQTVRPKDTVMCYRVRWEELEEGRSVEHAMSFNGSHWYGGAERAVQHWPVSVEGKESPKPFITGDVYSNRQDFGSILERYWLSANATAIKINDSVPFHLGWDDEEKVLRFQARYNDSPYKPLPGEAAHAELSYRVCVGRDVTSIHKYMVRRYFNKPNKVPSATVFRQPIWSTWALYKTKVDQEKILQYASDIQKYGFNCSHLELDDRYTSGYGEFEFDPVKFPNVSTMFQSLKDDGFHVSLWTHPFINYESTNFDIGVKRELFVREPSGQLPALVRWWNGIGGILDFTNPEAREWFASHLRGLKTKYGVTSFKFDAGETNYLPKQFSTYAPLHDPSTFTRRYTEMAIPYNDRAELRSGYQSQNISCFFRIIDRDSVWGYDLGLKSIIPTVLTISILGYQFILPDMIGGNAYPNHTVGSQDTMGSTFLPDRELYIRWLELSAFMPAMQFSIPPWAYDDEVVEIARKFTALHETLVAPRVLELAGEVLHTGDPIIRPLWWIASEDEAAYKIDSQFLIGDDLMVAPVLEPGKQERDIYLPAGKWRSYKGEHFDNLKGPIYLTDYPVDLDEIAYFVWAG; this is encoded by the exons ATGTATCAAATAGTACAGGGAACTGTAGGGGATCTGTACCCTGGTCCCTTCACAAAGCCCCCTAAGCAGAAGAAATGGGGTCGACAAGGCCGTCCAATGATATTCGCAATTGTCCTGGGAGTGGTGTTAGTGATGGCAGCCATAGTAGCATGGTGCTACTACAGTGCTTCTCTGCGCAGAGCAGAGATCCTCAAAGCTGAATTACTGGACCTGAAGAAGGATGGGTTCATTATCCACAATCAAGAGGGTGACGTCATCTTCAGAATGTTGTTCAG GTCGGGGTCTCTTGATCTGGACTCATGCTCTAAGGAGGATGGAATACTTCGCTGTGACCAGTCGGACACAGGGAAACTGAACTTCTTCGTCCAGACCGTCCGGCCAAAGGACACGGTGATGTGCTACCGGGTGCGCTGGGAGGAGCTGGAAGAAGGCCGCTCTGTAGAGCACGCCATGTCCTTCAACGGCTCCCACTGGTATGGAGGCGCGGAGCGAGCCGTCCAGCACTGGCCCGTGTCTGTGGAAGGTAAGGAATCCCCCAAGCCGTTCATCACCGGCGACGTGTACTCCAACCGCCAGGACTTTGGTAGCATTCTGGAGCGCTACTGGCTCTCGGCCAATGCCACCGCCATAAAGATTAACGACTCCGTGCCTTTTCACCTTGGCTGGGACGACGAGGAGAAGGTTCTTCGCTTCCAGGCGCGGTATAATGACAGCCCTTACAAACCACTGCCCGGAGAGGCGGCGCACGCCGAGCTGAGCTATCGCGTGTGTGTCGGCCGCGATGTCACCTCCATACACAAGTACATGGTCCGGCGGTACTTCAACAAACCCAACAAGGTTCCGTCCGCAACGGTGTTCCGCCAGCCAATTTGGTCCACGTGGGCCTTGTACAAGACCAAAGTGGACCAGGAGAAGATCCTGCAGTACGCATCAGACATCCAGAAGTACGGCTTCAACTGTAGCCACCTGGAACTCGATGACCGCTACACCAGCGGTTACGGCGAGTTCGAGTTTGACCCGGTGAAGTTTCCCAACGTCTCGACCATGTTTCAGAGTTTGAAGGACGATGGTTTTCATGTCTCTCTGTGGACCCATCCCTTCATTAACTATGAATCCACCAACTTTGACATCGGAGTGAAGAGGGAACTGTTTGTCCGAGAGCCCAGTGGACAGCTCCCTGCTTTAGTCCGCTGGTGGAACGGTATCGGGGGCATCCTGGACTTCACCAACCCTGAGGCCCGTGAATGGTTTGCTTCCCATCTCCGAGGCCTTAAAACCAAGTATGGGGTTACCTCATTTAAGTTTGATGCAGGAGAAACCAACTACCTACCAAAGCAGTTTAGCACCTACGCACCCTTGCATGACCCCAGCACCTTCACACGTCGCTACACAGAAATGGCCATTCCGTACAACGACCGTGCCGAACTTCGGTCTGGCTACCAGTCCCAGAACATCTCCTGCTTCTTCAGGATTATAGATCGGGACTCTGTGTGGGGTTACGACCTTGGTCTCAAATCCATCATTCCTACCGTCTTGACCATTAGCATCCTGGGCTATCAGTTCATCTTACCAGACATGATTGGTGGTAATGCCTATCCAAACCACACTGTTGGGTCCCAGGACACTATGGGGTCCACATTTCTGCCTGACCGTGAGCTCTATATCCGTTGGCTGGAGCTGTCTGCCTTTATGCCGGCCATGCagttctccatccctccatggGCTTACGATGACGAGGTGGTGGAGATTGCACGGAAGTTCACCGCGCTCCACGAAACCCTGGTGGCTCCACGAGTGCTGGAGCTGGCCGGGGAGGTGCTGCACACTGGAGATCCCATCATCCGCCCTCTCTGGTGGATCGCCTCAGAGGACGAGGCGGCGTACAAGATAGACTCTCAGTTCCTCATTGGGGACGACTTAATGGTGGCTCCCGTGCTGGAGCCAGGTAAGCAGGAGAGGGATATCTACCTTCCTGCTGGCAAATGGAGAAGCTACAAGGGGGAGCATTTTGACAACTTGAAGGGTCCCATCTATCTTACTGACTACCCTGTAGATCTAGATGAAATAGCATATTTTGTGTGGGCAGGCTAA
- the mamdc2a gene encoding MAM domain-containing protein 2a produces the protein MFALHLLTLYVITLVNAQQLPLLLPGSCSFEFSTCGYTSDPNYAPWTVNEEGRFIAADSSLMGSKDKAVLQSPELELLDWSCLRMVYQITGKGSLQLHLRPDGENFDYTLWTSEKTSDSWLIASVDLRNMSKPYQLLMEGRPGNAAGNSVAIFEIHVVPGYCIECDFEEHHLCGYNNQWNPNVNWYVGGSLARDPQSNLPDDHTMNNERGHYMYVDSVYAKKFQEVAKLLSPMTTTPMSGCLSFYYQRNQALGNYFSLLTKDELGHYEELWRPDSYATPHWRLEQVDIKAPHPLEVVFEVAFNSPRGGFVAIDDISFSPEFCHSETEPNFDPSIANCDFEEGFCEYHQERVGGSVWNRVSVKPNVYRVGDHTTGTGNFLLANTRFTSRPGYVGRLHGPVLPGNHKYCLRFYYALHGFMKIDNALALYIYDENNVAQEKIWTVSESSRDVWTEVDITFQKPMPTKMVFVTICRNFWDCGLVSLDDITVTIGDCRVTAGPLRPPPGQCNFELGDCGYTQERKPHRGGWLRLRGQTPTSYTGPKGDHTLGVGYYMYIEASHMLPGHSSRLLTSELRGSDGPQCLVFYYHMYGSGTGVLSVFLRRHDSRHRDVRHRDSLLWRRQGEQSISWMRAMVDYDCYTKHQIIFEAIRGSSIRSDIAIDDIVFKRGPCKADAGDSIPYSGFSENFNEIEY, from the exons ggcGCTTCATTGCTGCTGATTCGTCCCTCATGGGCTCAAAGGACAAAGCGGTGCTGCAGAGCccggagctggagctgctggactgGAGCTGCCTGAGGATGGTCTACCAGATCACGGGCAAGGGCTCGCTCCAGCTCCACCTGCGGCCCGACGGCGAGAACTTCGACTACACGCTCTGGACCTCGGAGAAGACCTCCGACAGCTGGCTCATCGCCAGCGTGGACCTGCGCAACATGTCCAAGCCGTACCAG ctGTTAATGGAAGGGCGTCCTGGCAACGCGGCAGGCAACAGCGTCGCTATCTTTGAAATCCACGTAGTACCTGGATACTGCATAG agtGTGACTTTGAGGAGCACCACTTGTGTGGCTACAATAACCAGTGGAACCCCAATGTGAATTGGTACGTGGGCGGCAGCCTCGCCCGAGACCCCCAGTCCAACCTGCCAGATGACCACACCATGAACAATGAAAGAG GACATTACATGTACGTGGACTCTGTATACGCCAAGAAGTTCCAGGAGGTGGCCAAGCTTCTGTCTCCGATGACCACCACCCCCATGTCGGGCTGCTTGTCCTTCTACTACCAGAGGAACCAGGCCCTGGGCAACTACTTCTCCCTCCTCACCAAGGACGAGCTGGGCCACTACGAGGAGCTGTGGAGGCCCGACTCCTACGCCACCCCTCACTGGAGGCTGGAGCAGGTCGACATCAAGGCTCCGCACCCCCTGGAG GTGGTGTTTGAAGTAGCTTTCAATAGTCCACGTGGAGGGTTTGTTGCCATTGACGACATTTCCTTCTCTCCGGAGTTCTGCCACTCAGAAACAG AGCCCAACTTTGATCCTTCCATCGCCAACTGCGACTTCGAGGAGGGTTTCTGCGAATACCACCAGGAACGTGTTGGTGGTTCCGTGTGGAACAGGGTTTCGGTGAAGCCCAACGTCTACAGGGTTGGAGACCACACCACGGGAACGG GCAATTTCCTCCTGGCCAACACCCGCTTCACCTCTCGCCCGGGCTACGTGGGCCGGCTTCACGGGCCGGTTCTGCCGGGGAACCACAAGTACTGCCTCAGGTTCTACTATGCCTTGCACGGCTTCATGAAGATAGACAACGCTCTGGCGCTGTACATCTACGACGAGAACAACGTGGCTCAGGAGAAGATCTGGACAGTGTCCGAGAGCTCCAGGGATGTCTGGACTGAGGTGGACATCACTTTCCAGAAGCCCATGCCCACCAAG ATGGTATTTGTTACCATCTGTCGGAACTTCTGGGACTGCGGTTTGGTGTCTCTTGATGACATCACGGTGACAATTGGAGACTGCCGTGTCACAGCTG GGCCTCTGCGGCCACCCCCTGGCCAGTGCAACTTTGAGCTGGGCGACTGCGGCTACACCCAGGAGAGGAAGCCGCACAGGGGCGGCTGGCTACGCCTAAGGGGTCAGACGCCCACCTCCTACACGGGGCCCAAGGGGGACCACACCTTAGGGGTAG GGTACTACATGTACATCGAGGCCTCTCACATGTTGCCGGGCCATTCGTCCAGGCTGCTGACCAGTGAGCTGCGGGGCTCGGATGGCCCTCAGTGTCTGGTGTTCTATTACCACATGTACGGCTCCGGCACCGGCGTGCTCAGCGTGTTCCTGCGGCGTCACGACAGCCGTCACCGTGACGTTCGCCACCGCGACTCCCTGCTATGGCGACGACAGGGAGAGCAGAGCATCTCCTGGATGCGGGCCATGGTCGACTACGACTGCTACACCAAGCACCAG ATTATCTTTGAAGCCATTCGGGGCTCCTCAATAAGGAGCGACATCGCCATCGATGATATTGTGTTTAAAAGGGGACCATGCAAAG CAGATGCTGGTGACAGTATCCCGTACTCTGGATTCTCAGAAAACTTCAATGAGATCGAGTACTGA